A genome region from Setaria italica strain Yugu1 chromosome III, Setaria_italica_v2.0, whole genome shotgun sequence includes the following:
- the LOC106804244 gene encoding uncharacterized protein At4g29660, with amino-acid sequence MGRNGPYTAGPVTTPVHLHHNNQTRRPILKPRVSDFRAGGEAARVADCSEHLEEEGRGKEAAAMSSRFWRWYADRQFHKWEKTVLWDMVEHYRPPRSFAPLVGTYVAAFYTGVIGAAVTEQLYKEKYWEDHPGEAVPIMPPKFYWGPWRVMNGEVPRFIQTPDEAKTA; translated from the exons ATGGGCCGTAACGGGCCGTATACGGCGGGGCCGGTTACCACACCAGTCCACCTCCACCACAACAACCAAACGCGCAGGCCCATTTTGAAGCCTCGCGTCTCCGACTTCagagccggcggcgaggccgcgcgCGTCGCAGATTGCAGCGAGcacctggaggaggaggggaggggaaaggaggcggcggcgatgtcgagCCGGTTCTGGCGGTGGTACGCGGACCGGCAGTTCCACAAGTGGGAGAAGACGGTGCTGTGGGACATGGTGGAGCACTACCGCCCGCCGCGCTCCTTCGCGCCGCTCGTCGGCACCTACGTCGCCGCCTTCTACACCGGCGTCATCGGTGCCGCTGTCACCGAGCAGCTATACAAG GAGAAGTACTGGGAGGATCATCCCGGTGAGGCTGTGCCGATCATGCCGCCCAAGTTCTACTGGGGACCATGGAGGGTGATGAACGGAGAAGTTCCCCGCTTCATCCAGACGCCGGACGAGGCCAAGACGGCGTAG
- the LOC101764565 gene encoding flap endonuclease 1 produces the protein MGIKGLTKLLADNAPKAMKEQKFESYFGRKIAVDASMSIYQFLIVVGRTGMETLTNEAGEVTSHLQGMFNRTIRLLEAGIKPVYVFDGKPPDLKKQELAKRYSKREDATKELTEAVEEGDKDAIEKLSKRTVKVTRQHNDDCKKLLRLMGVPVVEAPCEAEAECAALCTNDKVYAVASEDMDSLTFGAPRFLRHLMDPSSKKIPVMEFDVAKVLEELELTMDQFIDLCILCGCDYCDSIKGIGGQTALKLIRQHGSIESILENLNKDRYQIPEDWPYQEARRLFKEPDVTLDIPELKWTAPDEEGLISFLVKDNGFNEDRVTKAIEKIKSAKNKSSQGRLESFFKPVVSTSAPLKRKETSEKTTKAAANKKTKAGGKKK, from the exons ATGGGAATCAAG GGTTTGACGAAGCTGCTGGCGGATAATGCGCCCAAGGCGATGAAGGAACAGAAGTTCGAGAGCTACTTCGGCCGCAAAATCGCCGTCGACGCCAGCATGAGCATCTACCAGTTCCTG ATTGTAGTTGGAAGGACAGGTATGGAAACTCTCACAAACGAAGCTGGTGAAGTCACTAG TCACTTGCAAGGTATGTTCAACCGGACAATAAGGTTGCTGGAGGCAGGAATCAAGCCAGT TTATGTTTTTGATGGCAAGCCTCCCGATCTGAAGAAACAAGAGCTTGCCAAAAG ATACTCGAAGAGAGAGGATGCAACCAAAGAACTGACTGAGGCAGTAGAG GAAGGAGATAAGGATGCGATCGAAAAATTGAGCAAGAGGACTGTAAAG GTCACAAGGCAGCACAATGATGACTGTAAAAAACTACTGAGACTTATGGGGGTTCCTGTTGTAGAG GCACCTTGTGAAGCAGAAGCAGAATGTGCTGCCCTTTGTACAAATGATAAG GTGTACGCTGTTGCTTCAGAAGATATGGACTCCCTTACTTTTGGGGCTCCACGTTTCCTTCGTCATTTGATGGATCCAAGTTCCAAGAAAATACCTGTGATGGAATTTGACGTTGCCAAA GTTTTGGAGGAGCTTGAACTCACCATGGACCAATTCATTGATTTGTGCATCCTCTGCGGATGTGACTATTGTGATAGCATCAAAG GTATTGGGGGGCAAACAGCTCTGAAGCTTATTCGTCAACATGGCTCCATAGAAAGCATTTTGGAGAATCTTAATAAAGATAG ATATCAAATTCCTGAGGACTGGCCTTACCAAGAAGCACGACGCTTGTTCAAGGAACCTGATGTTACATTAGATATTCCTGAGTTGAAATGGACTGCACCTGATGAGGAG GGTCTCATAAGCTTCCTGGTAAAAGATAATGGCTTCAACGAAGATCGGGTGACAAAG GCCATAGAGAAGATCAAATCTGCCAAGAATAAATCATCCCAAGGAAG ACTTGAGTCCTTTTTCAAGCCAGTTGTCAGCACATCAGCACCACTGAAACGGAAG GAGACTTCAGAGAAAACAACCAAGGCAGCTGCGAACAAGAAAACAAAGGCAGGTGGAAAGAAGAAATAA
- the LOC101765373 gene encoding glycosyltransferase family protein 64 protein C5, with the protein MAGQAARRGGAMRPPGRSMRAAVARSPAASFLLAVAASATVVGGLYFWVVVSSFRLPDSGAAGCRPDGEGSWSVGMFYGSSPLELRPIELEGRSNGNSSAWPVANPVLTCATPTEAGYPSNFVADPFLYVEGDTLFLFFETKTTASMQGDIGVARSFDKGATWEFLGIALDEAWHLSYPFVFKYENEIYMMPEGNKKKELRLYRATKFPLEWTLEKVLVNKPLIDASLVQFEGYWWLFASDFTRYGVEKNAELEIWYSNSPLGPWTEHKKNPIYKSDKSLGARNGGRLFIFEGSLYRPGQDCSGTYGRRVKLYRVEKLTKEEYKEVPVKLGIEEPKKGRNAWNGMRYHHMDAQQLASGGWIAVMDGDRVPSGDSTRRSLFGYIGFLLAIALVFFVGFVKGAISCYIPPNFWVALTRGELSRILPGNRFNQKVRRYSTNIGRYISATKTRLNEKTWSNMLFFWVVALIGIVNVCIAVHFLCGGNGAEEAYTYQGQHSQFTMVTMTYEARLWNLKLFVEHYSRCESVREIVVVWNKGNPPSSDAFDSTVPVRIRVEEINSLNNRFRVDPLIKTRAVFELDDDIMMTCTDLEKGFKVWREHPERMVGFYPRMIDGNPLQYRNERYARGKKGYNLILTGAAFMDSEFAFKKYWSEEAREGRDYVHKNFNCEDVLMNFLYANASSSRTTDSFRTVEYVHPAWAIDTSKLSSAAISRNTQKHYDIRTNCLSKFSSIYGPLPQKWEFGMREDGWDK; encoded by the exons ATGGCTGGCCAAGctgcgcggcgaggaggagctaTGAGGCCGCCGGGTAGAAGCATGCGCGCGGCTGTCGCGCGTTCGCCGGCCGCCTCGTTCCTGCTGGccgtggcggcgtcggcgacggtCGTGGGCGGTCTGTACTTCTGGGTGGTGGTCTCGTCGTTCCGCCTCCCCgactccggcgccgccggctgccgccccGACGGCGAGGGGTCGTGGTCGGTCGGGATGTTCTACGGCAGCAGCCCCCTCGAGCTACGGCCCATCGAGCTG GAAGGGAGGAGCAATGGGAACAGCTCGGCGTGGCCGGTGGCAAACCCCGTGCTGACCTGCGCGACCCCGACGGAGGCGGGGTACCCGAGCAACTTCGTCGCCGACCCATTCCTCTACGTCGAG GGGGATACactatttcttttctttgaaacaAAAACAACAGCCTCGATGCAAGGTGATATTGGAGTTGCAAGAAGCTTCGATAAAGGTGCAACATGGGAGTTTCTAGGCATTGCTTTAGATGAGGCATGGCATCTGTCATATCCATTTGTGTTCAAATATGAGAATGAG ATTTATATGATGCCAGAGGGAAACAAAAAGAAGGAGCTGCGCCTTTATCGTGCTACTAAGTTTCCCCTTGAATGGACATTGGAGAAGGTGCTTGTCAATAAGCCACTTATTGATGCCTCACTAGTCCAATTTGAGGGATACTGGTGGTTATTTGCTTCTGATTTTACACGGTATGGTGTTGAGAAGAATGCAGAACTTGAGATTTGGTACAGTAACTCTCCTCTTGGTCCTTGGACCGAGCACAAGAAAAACCCTATTTACAAATCAGACAAAAGTTTGGGAGCTCGAAATGGTGGGAGGCTCTTCATATTTGAAGGATCATTGTATCGCCCAGGTCAGGATTGCAGTGGTACCTATGGAAGGAGGGTTAAGTTATACAGAGTTGAAAAGCTAACCAAGGAAGAATACAAAGAGGTCCCTGTAAAACTTGGGATTGAAGAGCCAAAGAAAGGTAGAAATGCCTGGAATGGCATGAGGTACCATCACATGGATGCACAACAACTTGcttctggtggatggattgCTGTAATGGATGGTGATCGTGTCCCTTCAGGCGATTCAACACGGCGTTCTCTCTTTGGTTACATAGGCTTCTTGTTAGCCATTGCTCTTGTTTTTTTTGTGGGTTTTGTGAAAGGTGCAATCAGTTGCTATATTCCTCCAAACTTCTGGGTTGCTCTGACAAGGGGGGAATTATCTCGCATCTTGCCTGGCAACCGCTTCAACCAGAAAGTCCGCAGATATTCTACCAATATTGGCAGATATATCTCTGCTACCAAAACAAGACTCAATGAAAAGACCTGGTCCAATATGCTGTTCTTTTGGGTAGTTGCTCTAATTGGTATCGTGAATGTGTGCATTGCTGTGCATTTCTTATGCGGCGGCAATGGTGCTGAAGAGGCATACACATATCAAGGGCAACACTCTCAATTCACAATGGTAACAATGACATATGAAGCTCGTCTCTGGAACCTGAAGCTATTTGTTGAACACTACTCCAGATGTGAGTCAGTAAGGGAGATAGTTGTTGTTTGGAACAAAGGTAATCCTCCAAGCAGTGATGCCTTTGATTCTACTGTTCCTGTCAGGATACGAGTTGAAGAGATCAATTCTCTTAACAACCGATTCAGGGTTGACCCTCTGATAAAGACGCGAGCTGTTTTTGAACTGGATGATGATATCATGATGACTTGCACTGACTTGGAGAAAGGGTTTAAGGTCTGGAGAGAACACCCTGAGCGGATGGTAGGCTTTTACCCTCGGATGATAGATGGCAACCCTTTGCAGTACAGGAATGAGAGATATGCTAGGGGTAAGAAGGGATACAATCTGATCCTTACAGGAGCTGCTTTCATGGACAGCGAGTTTGCATTCAAGAAGTACTGGAGCGAGGAAGCTCGTGAAGGGAGGGACTATGTGCACAAGAACTTCAACTGTGAGGACGTGCTCATGAATTTTCTGTATGCTAATGCAAGCTCCTCCAGGACCACAGACTCCTTCAGGACCGTGGAGTATGTCCACCCGGCATGGGCTATTGACACATCCAAGCTTTCTTCTGCTGCAATCAGCCGAAACACCCAGAAGCACTATGATATCAGAACAAATTGCTTGTCGAAGTTTTCTTCCATATATGGCCCCCTCCCTCAGAAATGGGAGTTTGGCATGCGAGAAGATGGTTGGGATAAATAG
- the LOC101765778 gene encoding uncharacterized protein LOC101765778 — protein sequence MAASFSSPPLHARLLPLPPPQNPCPAVPASGARRAARPRPPRQRCLATPPSRNGSFSSPDTEWCPVPPEQRPVNEYEALASSLPFSWAAGDLRVYCSRLALTGAAFALFVGLPVAAFGGRGGAGGDAVHLALGATGSGILAVTLAVVRMYLGWAYVGNRLLSATVEYEETGWYDGQIWVKTPEVLARDRLLGSFSVKPVLNRVKFTLVGLAGSLILCILLYVNTENPKEPYENTGGGAIPGVYSDAAARSFEPDAFCGEPDLS from the exons ATGgccgcctccttctcctccccgcCCCTCCACGcgcgcctcctcccgctcccccCGCCCCAAAACCCCTGCCCCGCCGTCCCCgcgagcggcgcgcggcgggccgcTCGGCCTCGGCCCCCGCGCCAGCGCTGCctcgcgacgccgccgtcgcggaaCGGGAGCTTCTCCTCGCCGGACACCGAGTGGTGCCCGGTCCCGCCGGAGCAGCGGCCCGTGAACGAGTACGAGGCGCTCGCGTCCTCCCTGCCCTTCTCCTGGGCGGCGGGGGACCTCCGCGTCTACTGCTCCCGCCTCGCGCTCACGGGCGCCGCCTTCGCGCTCTTCGTCgggctccccgtcgccgccttcgGGGGCCGCGgtggggccggcggcgacgccgtgcACCTCGCGCTCGGGGCCACGGGGTCCGGGATCCTCGCTGTCACGCTGGCCGTGGTGCGGATGTACCTCGGGTGGGCCTACGTCGGCAACCGCCTGCTCAGCGCCACAGTGGAGT ATGAAGAGACGGGATGGTATGACGGACAG ATATGGGTTAAAACTCCAGAAGTTCTAGCTCGTGATCGGCTTCTGGGCTCATTTTCT GTCAAGCCTGTGCTGAACAGAGTGAAGTTCACCTTGGTGGGACTGGCAGGCTCCCTGAtcctttgcattcttctttACGTCAATACTGAAAACCCAAAGGAACCGTATGAAAATACTGGTGGAGGAGCAATCCCTGGAGTGTACAGTGATGCTGCTGCAAGGTCTTTCGAGCCTGATGCATTCTGTGGAGAACCTGATCTGTCGTAA